Genomic segment of Geminocystis herdmanii PCC 6308:
TATTTTTCAAGCTGATACATATTTACTAAAAAATCAGACACAAATTATAGGTTTCTGTGGTTTACAATCAGACGGGCATATTGCCTCTTTTTACCTTCACCCTGATTTTACTCGTCAGGGTTATGGCACGACATTATTAACTCATGTGTTAGAAAAAGGCATCTCACAAGGCTTTAAAAGATTTTACACCGAGGCTAGTTTTTTTTCTCAACCAGTTTTTTCCCGTTGTGGTTTTGAGATTGTGGCAATGGAAACTGTAAAATATGGTGATGTTTCCTTCGATCGATATAAAATGGAGAAAACAATTAAGAATTAAGAATTAAGAATTAAGAATTAAGAATTAAGAATTAAGAATTAAGAATTAAGAATTAAGAATTAAGAATTAAGAATTAAGAAAGTATCCTCTAGTCTCTCTATCTCCCTAATCCTCTAATCCCCTAATCAATGGTAATAATCCATGAGTGAAAATAGTTTTAAAGCATTTACGAAGGAATTGAAAACCCAATTTTCTATTCTTGGTAGTTTCATCGCCATTTTTTGGATTATCGAAATTATCGATCAGTTTTTCTTTAATGCTCGTCTCGATTATTTTGGCATAATTCCTCGCAATATAACAGGTTTAAGGGGCATAATTCTTGCTCCTTTTCTCCATGGCGATTTTACTCACCTTATCGCTAATACCTTTCCCTTTGCTATATTGGGTTGGTTAGTAATGTTGCAAAACACCAAAGATTTTTTTACTGTCACCCTCTACTCCATCTTTTTTAGTGGTATGGGAGTTTGGCTATTTGCTCAACCTAATTCTATTACCGTGGGCGCTAGTGGAGTGGTTTTCGGTTACTTAGGTTTTTTACTATTACGGGGTTACTTTCAAAAAAATGCACCCTCGATCGCGCTATCCTTAATGGTAGTTTTTCTCTATGGTGGTATGGTTTGGGGAGTATTGCCTTCTAATCCTCATGTGTCATGGTTAGGACATTTATTTGGTTTTATTGGCGGTATTGTCGCCGCTAAGGCAATCTCAGAAACACATTCTTAGACTAAAAATTTGTTAATTGTTAATTATTCATTATTAATTATTCATTATTCATTATTAATTATTCATTATTCATTAATTTGTGTTTACAGGATTAATACAAGGTTTAGGAAATATCAAAACGTTGGGAAATGATTTATTTGTCATTGACATCGATAAAAATGCCAAAAATGTGATTTGTACAGATTTAGCCATCGGTGATAGCGTGGCGGTAGATGGTATCTGTTTGACGGTGGAAAAAATTACTGGTAATGGTTTTATTGCCACGGCTTCCCCTGAGACTTTACAACGTACCACTTTAAGTGAAAGTACCAAGAAAAATAAGAAAGTAAACCTCGAAACTTCTTTGCGCGTAGGGAGTAAAATAGGAGGACACTTTGTTAGTGGTCATGTGGATGGAGTTGGTTGTTTGTTAGAATCGGTAAATAGTCAAAAAGCGTGGGAAATGACTTTTACTGCACCTTCTTACCTACAAACTCAGTGGCATGATTATATTTCCCCTTACATTGTTTCTAAAGCTAGTATTGCGGTTAATGGTATTAGTCTAACTATTGCGGATTGCGATCGAGAGGGTAAATGGTTTACAGTAGCGGTAATACCCCATACCTATCAGGAAACGAATTTATCTTTATTGCAATCGGGGGATGAAGTGAATTTAGAAAGTGATATACTAGGCAAATATGTCGATCGATTAATTAGTCATCGTCTAGGAAATAAAACGATTCAGGAAAATATCACCCTAGATTTTTTGTTACAACACGGTTATTAATGAACAATGAACAATAGACATCTCCAGAAAAGATTTTTTATTGGTTTGTAGTAAGGGCTTCAGCCCTCTAAATCAGAATTAATGGAGAAGTCTAATGTACAATTTTCCCTACTTCATCAAAACACTTTTTCAGCAAACCCTAACTAACTCTTAACCTAAAACCTAACACCCTTTCCGAAACCTACCCTCATCAAAAGACTTTTTCGGCAACCCCTACATTTTCTTCAACACTAGCAATTAAAGACATTACCATAATCGGTGCAGTCACGGCTCTTAATATCCTTTTCCCTAACGAGATTTCTTGAAAGCCCTGTTCGATCGAACTCTGTACTTCATCAGGAGTCCAACCACCTTCGCAACCTGTGGCAATAATCATTTTTTGGGGGAAAAAATCTTGGGGAAGAAAATGCAGTAAATGGGGGGCGTTCGATCGAGCTACAGCGATATATTTAGGAATATTCACAGTAGAAACTGAGGAAAAAGCCTCTTTAACAGGGATAGGAGAAGCAATATAAGGCACAATTAAGCGTTCGGATTGTTCTGAGGCTTCTATGGCAATTTTACGCCATCTTTCGAGCTTATTCTCCTTCGGTTTAACAATAGTTCGATCGCTGATGACAGGTTGTAATGAATTTACCCCTAATTCCGTGACACAACGAATAATATCCTCAAAACCGTTACCTTTAGGCAAAGCAATAATTAAGTTTACATCACAAGACAACTCTCGATCGTCCTGAAGAAAATCAACTATTTCACCACCATCGGCAGTTAATTTAACTTGCCACCCCTTGCCTTTACCATCAAGGGCGATGAAATTATCTCCATTATTTAATCTTACTACCCTACGCAAATAATGTTCTTGATCTGACTGTAGATGAATCAGACTATCTTGTTTTTGACTGGAATTAATAACTATACGATACAGCAATTTTTTAAAATTTGAAGTTATTTGATGAAAACAAGTTTAGCAATTATTCCGAGTAAACCTATAAACATTACCGATATGAGGATGTTTAATCTTGCTTCAACTCCATCAACTCTTTTATTCATGTTTGATTGAGTATCGTCTAATCTTTTGTTTACTGCATTAACTTCAGTTTTGATAGTCGCTACATCAATTTTTAACTCGATAATATCATTAGATATTGTTTCTAATTTTCGATCGATTTTCTCAAATTTAGAATTTATTAAATCCTTTAACTCTTTTAAATCGTTATCCGTAATAGTACTCATAATAAATTTTTCATAAACTTATACTTGTATTCTATCATCTATCATCTATCTCCCTATCTCCCTATCTCCCTATCTCCCTATCTCCCTATCTCCTAACCTATGGTAAATCAGAGTAACCCATTAAGAATCGATCGCACTCTTTAGCTACTCCGCGCCCTTCGTTAAACGCCCATACCACAAGGCTTTGACCACGACGACAATCTCCTGCTGCAAATACATTGGGAATACTGGTAGCATATTCTCCATATTCAGCTTTAATGTTACTACGATCGTCTTTTTCTAGTCCCATTTGTTCTAAAAGGAATTGTTCTGGTCCTAAAAAACCCATAGCTAATAACACTAATTGTGCAGGAAGTCTTTTTTCTGTGCCTTCCATGGGGTTAGGAATAAAGCGCCCTTGTTCATTCCTTGCCCATTCTACCTCTACGGTGTGGACTGCGGTAACGTTGCCTTCTGCGTCACCTTCAAATTTAGTCGCAGTGGTAGTATAAACTCTGGGATCATCTCCAAATTTAGCGGCAGCTTCTTCTTGCCCGTAGTCGAGGCGATAAATTTTAGGATATTCGGGCCAAGGGTTGTTTTTTGCTCTTACTTGGGGCGGTTGAGGCATAATTTCTAATTGAGTAACACTATTACAACCATGACGAACGGATGTACCTACACAGTCAGTTCCCGTGTCTCCTCCCCCAATGATTACTACGTCTTTACCTTCGGCACTAATTACACCTTCTTGATTGCTGTTTAAAACCGCTTTAGTGTTAGCCGTTAAAAATTCCATAGCGAAATGAATACCTTTGAACGATCGACCTTCTATGGGCAAATCACGGGGTTTTCCTGCCCCAATGGCAAGGATGACAGCATCATTTTCTTTAACTAAAGTTTCCGCAGAAATATCTTTCCCGATGGTAGTATTACAGACAAATTTAATACCTTCTTCTTCTAAAACTCCAATACGGCGCATGACGACTTCTTCTTTATCGAGTTTCATGTTAGGAATACCGTACATAAGCAATCCACCGGGTCGATCGTCTTTTTCGTAAACCGTGACAGTATGCCCAGCTTTGTTGAGTTGTGCCGCCGCCGATAATCCAGCAGGACCTGATCCGACGATGGCAACTTTTTTCCCCGTGCGTTTTTCGGGGGGTTGAGATGTTACCCAGCCTTGATCCCAACCATGATCAATAATTGAACATTCAATGTTTTTAATGGTTACGGGAGGATTATTAATACCTAGTACACAAGAACCCTCACAGGGGGCAGGGCAAACTCTACCAGTAAATTCGGGGAAGTTGTTGGTTTTGTGAAGTCGATCGAGGGCTTCTTTCCACAACCCTCGATAAATCAAATCATTCCATTCAGGAATCAAGTTATTAACAGGGCAACCACTAGCCATGCCACTGATTAACTCTCCAGTATGACAAAAAGGAGTACCGCAGTCCATACATCTAGCTCCCTGATTGCGTAATGTTTCTTCGGGGAGGTGTAGATGAAATTCATCCCAATTTTGGATTCTTTCGAGAGGCTCTTTGTCAACGGGTAATTCTCTAGTAAATTCTAAAAATCCTGTGGGTTTTCCCATATTTCTATCCTATAAAATTGAACTTTTGTCAAGGTAAATTAATTGTTTTTTGTCAGAAAATCATAACAAATTTTATCAACTTTTTTGCTATTTAGTATCATAAAATGCTATTAATAATTAACTATCTGCTATGGTCGATCGACGGCGAGATAATGACCTGAAAAAGTCTATAACTAAGAATTATGATATTGATTAATCTGACAATATTTTCTCTAATTTTAACTTAACCTTTTAATCATAAGTGTAGCGTTTTACTCGATTTATTCACTATTTTAGAGATTAATTTAAACTTTTTTTAATGATTCTTAATATTTCGATCGAGCTGATAACTTCCTTAATACCTCGGACTGTTGAGAAACCAACAGTAAGATTAACTTAAAACGATAAGTGAGTGAGCAGAATTAATTGTATTTTAAGAAAGGCAAGAGGCAACATGGTATTGAGAAAATTTTATTAATTCCAAAGTCCACAATCTATTTTGTATCAGTACTTAGATGAATTTTTAATTTTTTTGTGCATTGTCACTACAGATCATGAGAAAATAAAAAAATCTCAATATTGTAAATCCTATGACAGAAAATTTAAAAAGTAAAGCTATTACCCAAGGAGTCCAACGATCGCCCAATCGTGCTATGCTTAGAGCCGTTGGTTTTGGGGATGATGATTTTACCAAGCCTATTGTTGGTATAGCCAATGGATTTAGTACCATCACTCCCTGCAATATGGGTTTAAATGACTTAGCTTTAAAGGCAGAAGCGAGTTTACGTCAAGCAGGTGGAATGCCCCAAATGTTCGGTACTATTACCATTAGTGACGGTATCTCCATGGGTACAGAAGGCATGAAATACTCCCTCGTTTCCAGAGATGTCATTGCCGATTCGATCGAAACCGCTTGTACTGGCGAAAGTATGGATGCGGTAATCGCCATTGGTGGTTGCGATAAAAATATGCCAGGGGCGATGATTGCCATTGCTCGTATGAATATTCCCGCTATTTTCGTCTATGGTGGTACAATCAAACCCGGACATCACAATGGTAAAGATTTAACAGTAGTTAGTGCCTTTGAAGCCGTTGGGCAATATAGTGCCGGAAAAATTGACGAAGAAGAATTACTTGCCATTGAGAAAAAAGCCTGTCCGGGTGCAGGTTCGTGTGGCGGTATGTTTACAGCCAATACTATGTCTTCTGCCTTTGAAGCGATGGGTATTAGTTTACCCTATTCTTCCACCATGGCAGCCGAAGATCAAGAAAAACTAGAAAGTACAGGCAAATCTGCCGAAGTTTTAGTGGAAGCTATCCGCAAACAAATTTTACCCCGTGACATTCTCACTCGCAAAGCCTTTGAAAATGCCATCGCTGTGATTATGGCTGTAGGTGGCTCAACTAATTCTGTATTGCACTTACTTGCGATCGCTAATACTATTGGTGTACCCTTGACTTTAGATGATTTTGAGACTATTCGTCAAAAAGTACCCGTCATTTGTGACTTGAAACCATCAGGGCGTTATGTTACTGTTGACTTACACAAAGCGGGAGGCATTCCTCAAGTTATGAAGATGTTATTAGTCAATGGCTTAATTCACCCAGACGCATTAACTATCAGTGGGCAAACCGTAGCGGAAGTATTAGCAGATATTCCCGAAAATCCTCCCGAAAACCAAGACGTAATCCGTCAATGGGGTAATCCTTTATATCAAGAAGGGCATTTAGCTATCTTAAAAGGAAACTTAGCCTCCGAAGGTGCAGTTGCCAAAATTAGCGGTGTAAAAAATCCTACCATAACAGGACCTGCTAGAGTGTTTGAGTCAGAAGAAGAATGTTTAGACGCTATCTTAGCAGGAAAAATTAAAGAAGGGGATGTTGTCATTGTACGTTATGAAGGACCTGTTGGCGGACCCGGTATGCGGGAAATGTTAGCCCCTACAAGTGCAATTATTGGAGCAGGTTTAGGGGATAAAGTCGGCTTAATTACTGATGGACGTTTTTCTGGAGGTACTTATGGCTTAGTAGTTGGTCATGTTGCACCTGAAGCGGCCGTGGGAGGTAATATTGCCTTAGTCAAAGAAGGTGATAGTATTACGATCGATGCCCATCAAAAACTGTTACAAATCAATGTCTCAGACGCAGAATTAGCCCAACGTCGTACTCTTTGGCAACCGCCCCAACCTCGTTATCCTAGAGGTGTCTTAGGTAAATATGCGAAATTAGTTTCTTCTAGTAGTTTAGGTGCAGTAACTGATTTAAACTTATTCTCTTAAGAATAAAAGAAGTTTGTAGTAATGGCTTTAGCCGTTTATTCATTTTTGGTAGGCGGTGCATCACCCCTACATTGAGTTAACGATAAAAATGAGTAGTTTATTGATTTGTGGTGGGCAATGCCCACCCTACTATTACAATATTTATTGCACCATTATTGATTATAATATTTGATGATTGTCACGATAATTTTTTCAAAATAAATCACTTTGGTAGCTAAAATGTCCATGAATCGATCGAATATTTCCCATCAAAATATTTTATTAAATAGTAAGTATTTAAGATGTTTAAATACTCGAAAAACTTATTTATTTCTTTTAGGTTTAACTTTAACCGTAGGGGATATAAAATTAATTTTAGCTACTGGTATTTTTACGGGAACAATTTTATTTACTTATAGAGTAAAAAATATAAAATGGAGAAATTATTATAAATATTTTAAAGATATTTTAACTCCTCAAAATAAACAACTAATTTTATCGGTATCAGGAGCAGGAATTTTAGCGATTAGTAGCTATTTAATCTTAAATATTTGGACAGAAATTGATAATAAATGGTTAGCCTTTGGCATTATTTGGCAAATTATTTTTAGTTCGATCGGACTTGGCTTTTTAGGGTGGAAATTGAATCAAAAATCTTCTCCAAAAATACCTAACTTATCGAAATTTGCTGACTTAATTAAAGAATTAAATGCCAATTCTCCCCTACAAAGATTATGGGCAATAAATGAAATTATTAAACTCTGGGAAAATAATCAACTTACCTCCGAAGAAATGAGACAAACTCAAGAATATTTTAGCTTATTAAGAGATTTAGAAACAGAAATTATTATCATCAATAAACTTAATAATATCCTTGAAAAAATTTCAGCAAAAGAAATGCAACCCCTTAATTTTCCCCAACGAATTAAGCAAAAAACTCCCTTGATAGTTCGATCGTAATTTTTGATTATTTGATGAAGATTAATTTTGCAATAATGCCTAATAAAGCGGTGAAAGTTACAGCTATTAAGGTATTTAAACGAGTGTCGATACCATCTATTCTTTTTGTTAAACTAACTTCGATCGTATCCAGTCTTTTGTTAATATCAGTTTGACCTTGTTTTAAGATAGCTATATCTACCTTCATTTCGTTAACGTCTTCTGCTAAATTGTCTAGCTTAGTGTTAATTTGACCTAAGATTTCTTTTAAGTCGGTTTCAATGATTGTACTCATGGTAAAATTTCCTTATCTTAATAAGTGTTAAAGGAGTAGTTGTCCGCTACTCTTTTTTGTTTTATTTTAACCGATACCCCAATAGTCTTATTATACATACATTTTTAAGATAAAACTCAGGTGATTTTGTTGGGTTTCGTATCCTCAACCCAACCTACAATATATCTAATTGTGATGAAATCTTCACTTACATCTGATGACGGGAGGCTAAACGCGCTTTTCCAGACATTGCCCAATTTTGCAAAAACTCGATTTGTTCTTTCGCAGTTCGCGCTAAGGGTATAATCTGACTAGCGGCGCTTAATACGTCATCGGTGGTAAAGTCTCGATTCTGACTAAAACCTAAGTGCATAGCTTCAATTATAGTTTGCTCAATTTCTGCCCCCGAAAATTCTGGGGTTTCATAGGCTAATCTTTTGCTATCGTAGGCGTTGATGTTATGGGGGCGTAATCGAGTTAAATGGACATTAAAAATTGCTTCTCTCTCGTTTTGACTGGGTAAACCCACAAAAAATATCTCGTCAAATCTCCCTTTTCTGAGGATTTCTGGGGGTAAATTTTGAATATTGTTAGCCGTTGCCACCACAAAAACGGGGCTTTCTTTTTCTGCTAACCATGTGATAAATGTGCCAAAAACCCTGCTGGTTGTGCCTGAATCTCCTTTACCATCTGCACCTGCAAAACTTTTGTCTATCTCGTCAATCCACAAAATACAAGGAGATAACGCCTCTGCTAAGGTAATCATTTGACGGGTGCGAGATTCCGATTCCCCTACTAACCCCCCAAATAGTCGCCCTACGTCTAGTCGTAGTAAAGGTAAGTGCCAATGGTGTGCGATCGCCTTTGCCGTTAAAGATTTCCCCGTACCTTGAATACCTACAAGTAGTAAACCTCTAGGATAGGGTAAACCATAAGCCCGTGCGGATTCACTGAAAGCGCCCCCCCGTCTCAATAACCATTCTTTGAGGTTGTCTAAACCGCCGATGTCGGAGATTTGTTCTTTGGCAGGGTAGTAGTCAAGGATTTGTGTTTGCCGTATGGACTGTTTTTTCTCTTCTAATATCAGTTCTACGTCTTCTTCTTCTAATTTGCCATTTTGGGCGATCGCCCTTGTAAGCACTCTTCTAATGCGTTCTAGGGATAGCCCTTGACTCGATCGAACTAACTCTGCTAAAAATTTATCAGATAAAGACTGCCCTGTGGATGACAATAACCGTTGAATTTCCGTTTTGATTTCTTCGGCTTGGGGTAAAGGAAACTCGATGATAGTAAAAACTTCTTTTAATTCTGTCGGTAGATTGATTTCCGGTGCAATTATAACAATATTTTTCGGTTGTGCTTTTAATGTTCGTGCTAAATTACGCAATTTTCGAGAAATGGAGACATCTTCTAAAAATCGTTGAAAATCCCTTAAAATAAAGATTCCTGCCGTATTAGGTGGCAATTTTTCGATAAATTCAAGGGCTTGTAACGGATTACGCCGTCCAAAGTTAGCATTATTGGGATTATCTTGATAACCGTCAACGAAATCCCATGTATAAATATTGCGATTATTGATATTTTTGCCGATGGATGAAATAGCTTTTTCTACCCTTTCTTCTTCTTGAGTAGGGATATAAATAAGAGGATAACAGGCTCTTAATAATAATGAAAATTCTTGATTAAATTGACTCATAGTAAATAATGGAGAATTGAAAATGGAGAAGTCGAATTGAAGAAACAAGTTCAATTTATTGAACGTAAAAATATTAGCCGTGTAATTCATTACAGGGTGGGTAAATGAGATTATTTTGTTATTTTACAAGGATCACAAAATTGGTATAATAAGACGATTAATTTTCTATTGTTAAGCATTAATGTTATTAAATCAAATTATATTTTCTCGACGCAATTTTTTTGTAAAATCTCTTAGTCTTGTTTTCATTTTTAGTTTATTATTTATTAGTGGTTGTCAAAATACCGCTTTAAATTCTGATTCATCGGGCAATAATCAAGTTACTAAAATTACTTTTTGGCATGGAATTAATCCTCCTGAAAATAGAGAAATTTTTAATGAATTATTAGCTCAATTTAACACAGAAAATCCAGATATTCAAGTAGAGGCTTTATATGTGGGGCAACCTGATGAACAGTTACCGAAAATCATCGCCTCGATCGCAGGAAATCAACCTCCTGATATATTATGGTATGTACCCCAATTAACAGGAAAATTAGTCGAATTACAAGCCTTAAAACCTTTACAAGAATGGTGGAATAATTCAGATATAAAAAATGAAATTGATCCAGCTATGTTATCCACTATGACTTTAGATAATAACATCTGGTCTGTGCCTTTTGCGACTAATAATACTGCGGTTTTTTATCGTCCAAGTTTATTTCAAAAAGCGGGAATTAGCGAAACTCCAAAAACTTGGGATGAGTTTGCTGAAGTTGCAAAAAAATTAACTCAAGATACTAATAATGATGGCAAAATTGATCAAAATGGAATGTTATTTGCTTCTGGAAAAGGAGAGTTTACTGTCTTTGTTTGGTTGCCTTTTATTTTCAGTGCTGATGGTGAAATTATCCAAAATAATCAACCTAATTTAGTTAGTGAAGGTACAGAAAAAGCCTTAAATTTAGCAGTGGAATTAGTCAAAGAAAATAGTGCTATTTTATCACAGCCCGATCGAGGTTATGAGTTAGATAATTTCATTAATGGTAAAGTAGCTATGCAAATTACAGGTCCTTGGACTTTAGCACAATTAAAACAAAGTAACATTGATTATGATGTTTTTCCGATTCCGATTATTAATCAACCTGCCACAGTTTTAGGCGGAGAAAATCTCTTTGTTTTTAAGACTGATGCTCAACGAGAAGAAGCGTCTTTAAAATTTTTAGAGTTTATTTTAGGAGAGAAATTTCAAACTCAATGGGCATTAAAAACGGGATATTTACCTATTAATTTTAATGCTCAAAATAGTTCTGAATATCAAGATTTTGTTAAAGAAAATCCAGTGATTAAAGTATTTTTAGAACAGATGAAATTCGCTAAATCTCGACCAATTATTACAGATTATCCTGCTCTTTCAGAAAACTTAGGACGCTCGATCGAATCTTCGTTGCTACAACAAAAAACACCCATTCAAGCCTTAGAAGAATCACAAAAAAAATTGCAATTACAGTTACAATAAATTAAATTTATAATCATTAAACATCATTAAAATTATGGAATGGACATCAGAAGCGGAAGCTAAATTAAAAGAAATACCTTTTTTTGTACGCCCTGCCGCTAGGAAAAAAATTGAAAAATTTGTTCAAGATAAGGGGGAAACATTAATTACTGTAGAACTTTATTTGGAAGCTAAAGCTAAGTTTAATTAAGGTTTCTCTATATATTTAAAATTTAATTTTTTCTCACACAAAGACGCAAAGACGCTAAGATATTTTAGGTTATAAAGCCTAATTACTTGGTTAAAAAAAGTTGTGGCTTAACTGTTATATAAAACTTACTCATAGTTACCTATGACGTTTACTTCTTGCTTCTACCAGTCAAGTCGGCTTGATACTGTCCACAAGCGTTGATTCGGGTGTAACCCACCCTACTTTTATTATTCTAATTAATTGATTAATCTTGAATAATAACTAATTTTTATTTAATTTAATCTTTAAATTAAATAGTTTTAACAGTCTTGGTTATCGACTTCATTAAAAGCTAACATATTTTTAAAAAAATGTCAACCTTTATCCCGTGAGTAGGTATAAACAACTATAATAAACTATTAGTTAACAGTTAAAAGCTCCCTTAAACTCAAGTGGTGTAAATTTGATATAATAAAATTTCTCTTAATTTTAGGACGCAATTTTATTTTTTATGGAAGTTATACCCGCCATTGATTTACTCGCTGGACGTTGTGTGAGATTATATCAAGGGGATTATGAACAGTCTCAGATTTTTAATGAAAATCCCTTAGAAGTGGCTTTACAATGGGAGTCTCAAGGGGCAACTCGTTTACACTTAGTGGATTTAGATGGTGCAAAAGAGGGTACAACCGTCAATTTAGATGTTATTCGATCGATCGTACAGCATTTAACTATCCCCGTACAAGTAGGAGGAGGATTGCGCGATCGAATTTCCGTAGAACGTTTGTTCGATTTAGGGGTGGAAAGATCGATCGTGGGTACTGTAGCTGTAGAAAATCCTGATTTAGTACAAGAATTATGTGAAGCCTATCCTCATAAAATTGCGGTGGGTATCGATGCTCGTAACGGCAAAGTTGCCACCAAAGGTTGGTTAGAAACTTCCACTGTGGAAGCCACCGATTTAGCTCAAAGAATTTCTGACAAAGCCGCCGCCATTATTTATACTGATATTAGTCGAGATGGTACTCTAGTCGGTCCTAATCTCGAATCCTTAAGAGAATTGGCACAAGTATCGAAAATTCCTGTCATTGCTTCTGGGGGTATTAGCTCTCTCACGGATTTACTCAGTCTGTTATCCTTAGAATCCTTGGGGGTGACTGGTGTTATTGTGGGTAAAGCTCTTTATACGGGTAAAGTTGATTTAAAAGAAGCTATCGGCTCGATCGGCAATGGACGACTACAGGATGTTATTATTGATAATAGCAGGATTGTCTAAGTAGTTTACTTTCTAAGTATTTCTCCTTTCTCCTTTCTCCCTAAAGACGATGAGACAACCCCTAATTAAATTATGAGTGTCAAAGTAAAATTTTTACCCGATGATGTAACTGTTATAGCAGAAGTTGGTGAACCAATATTAGAAGTAGCCAAACGAGGAGGGGTTTTTATTCCTACTGGTTGCGTTATGGGTTCATGTCACGCTTGTGAAGTTGAACTAGAAGATGGGACTCCTATTTGTGCTTGTATTAGT
This window contains:
- a CDS encoding GNAT family N-acetyltransferase, coding for MFRLAVDSDFEILREIYRLSIQKLAPSLYSHDQVIAWSAFPDNFAKFHDFIFQADTYLLKNQTQIIGFCGLQSDGHIASFYLHPDFTRQGYGTTLLTHVLEKGISQGFKRFYTEASFFSQPVFSRCGFEIVAMETVKYGDVSFDRYKMEKTIKN
- a CDS encoding rhomboid family intramembrane serine protease; protein product: MSENSFKAFTKELKTQFSILGSFIAIFWIIEIIDQFFFNARLDYFGIIPRNITGLRGIILAPFLHGDFTHLIANTFPFAILGWLVMLQNTKDFFTVTLYSIFFSGMGVWLFAQPNSITVGASGVVFGYLGFLLLRGYFQKNAPSIALSLMVVFLYGGMVWGVLPSNPHVSWLGHLFGFIGGIVAAKAISETHS
- the ribE gene encoding riboflavin synthase, with protein sequence MFTGLIQGLGNIKTLGNDLFVIDIDKNAKNVICTDLAIGDSVAVDGICLTVEKITGNGFIATASPETLQRTTLSESTKKNKKVNLETSLRVGSKIGGHFVSGHVDGVGCLLESVNSQKAWEMTFTAPSYLQTQWHDYISPYIVSKASIAVNGISLTIADCDREGKWFTVAVIPHTYQETNLSLLQSGDEVNLESDILGKYVDRLISHRLGNKTIQENITLDFLLQHGY
- a CDS encoding 16S rRNA (uracil(1498)-N(3))-methyltransferase — its product is MLYRIVINSSQKQDSLIHLQSDQEHYLRRVVRLNNGDNFIALDGKGKGWQVKLTADGGEIVDFLQDDRELSCDVNLIIALPKGNGFEDIIRCVTELGVNSLQPVISDRTIVKPKENKLERWRKIAIEASEQSERLIVPYIASPIPVKEAFSSVSTVNIPKYIAVARSNAPHLLHFLPQDFFPQKMIIATGCEGGWTPDEVQSSIEQGFQEISLGKRILRAVTAPIMVMSLIASVEENVGVAEKVF
- a CDS encoding glutamate synthase subunit beta: MGKPTGFLEFTRELPVDKEPLERIQNWDEFHLHLPEETLRNQGARCMDCGTPFCHTGELISGMASGCPVNNLIPEWNDLIYRGLWKEALDRLHKTNNFPEFTGRVCPAPCEGSCVLGINNPPVTIKNIECSIIDHGWDQGWVTSQPPEKRTGKKVAIVGSGPAGLSAAAQLNKAGHTVTVYEKDDRPGGLLMYGIPNMKLDKEEVVMRRIGVLEEEGIKFVCNTTIGKDISAETLVKENDAVILAIGAGKPRDLPIEGRSFKGIHFAMEFLTANTKAVLNSNQEGVISAEGKDVVIIGGGDTGTDCVGTSVRHGCNSVTQLEIMPQPPQVRAKNNPWPEYPKIYRLDYGQEEAAAKFGDDPRVYTTTATKFEGDAEGNVTAVHTVEVEWARNEQGRFIPNPMEGTEKRLPAQLVLLAMGFLGPEQFLLEQMGLEKDDRSNIKAEYGEYATSIPNVFAAGDCRRGQSLVVWAFNEGRGVAKECDRFLMGYSDLP
- the ilvD gene encoding dihydroxy-acid dehydratase — encoded protein: MTENLKSKAITQGVQRSPNRAMLRAVGFGDDDFTKPIVGIANGFSTITPCNMGLNDLALKAEASLRQAGGMPQMFGTITISDGISMGTEGMKYSLVSRDVIADSIETACTGESMDAVIAIGGCDKNMPGAMIAIARMNIPAIFVYGGTIKPGHHNGKDLTVVSAFEAVGQYSAGKIDEEELLAIEKKACPGAGSCGGMFTANTMSSAFEAMGISLPYSSTMAAEDQEKLESTGKSAEVLVEAIRKQILPRDILTRKAFENAIAVIMAVGGSTNSVLHLLAIANTIGVPLTLDDFETIRQKVPVICDLKPSGRYVTVDLHKAGGIPQVMKMLLVNGLIHPDALTISGQTVAEVLADIPENPPENQDVIRQWGNPLYQEGHLAILKGNLASEGAVAKISGVKNPTITGPARVFESEEECLDAILAGKIKEGDVVIVRYEGPVGGPGMREMLAPTSAIIGAGLGDKVGLITDGRFSGGTYGLVVGHVAPEAAVGGNIALVKEGDSITIDAHQKLLQINVSDAELAQRRTLWQPPQPRYPRGVLGKYAKLVSSSSLGAVTDLNLFS
- a CDS encoding AAA family ATPase — translated: MSQFNQEFSLLLRACYPLIYIPTQEEERVEKAISSIGKNINNRNIYTWDFVDGYQDNPNNANFGRRNPLQALEFIEKLPPNTAGIFILRDFQRFLEDVSISRKLRNLARTLKAQPKNIVIIAPEINLPTELKEVFTIIEFPLPQAEEIKTEIQRLLSSTGQSLSDKFLAELVRSSQGLSLERIRRVLTRAIAQNGKLEEEDVELILEEKKQSIRQTQILDYYPAKEQISDIGGLDNLKEWLLRRGGAFSESARAYGLPYPRGLLLVGIQGTGKSLTAKAIAHHWHLPLLRLDVGRLFGGLVGESESRTRQMITLAEALSPCILWIDEIDKSFAGADGKGDSGTTSRVFGTFITWLAEKESPVFVVATANNIQNLPPEILRKGRFDEIFFVGLPSQNEREAIFNVHLTRLRPHNINAYDSKRLAYETPEFSGAEIEQTIIEAMHLGFSQNRDFTTDDVLSAASQIIPLARTAKEQIEFLQNWAMSGKARLASRHQM